A portion of the Manihot esculenta cultivar AM560-2 chromosome 2, M.esculenta_v8, whole genome shotgun sequence genome contains these proteins:
- the LOC110610096 gene encoding probable calcium-binding protein CML44, which yields TSAEVNGLHRYPNYLLVFWRRLCNMLNTKDLHRIFQKLDKNGDGLLSLEELNWLLEGIGVNFSLKELEYSVGKTSLNFDEFLLFYDSITKQNDDKNEILEEKDEEQDLAKAFNVFDLNGDGFISCEELQSVLARLGLWDETSGKDCRSMIYVYDTNLDGVLDFQEFKNMMLHAN from the coding sequence ACATCAGCTGAAGTCAATGGTCTGCACCGATATCCAAACTATTTATTAGTGTTCTGGCGACGTCTCTGCAATATGCTCAACACCAAAGACTTGCACAGGATTTTCCAAAAGCTTGACAAAAATGGCGACGGTCTCTTGAGTCTGGAGGAGCTTAATTGGCTTCTGGAAGGAATCGGGGTCAATTTCAGCCTGAAGGAGCTGGAGTATTCGGTGGGAAAAACGAGCCTCAACTTCGATGAATTCTTGTTATTCTACGACTCCATAACTAAGCAAAACGACGACAAGAATGAAATATTAGAGGAGAAAGATGAAGAACAGGACCTAGCTAAAGCATTCAACGTGTTCGATCTTAATGGGGATGGCTTCATTTCTTGCGAGGAACTTCAAAGCGTATTGGCGAGGCTGGGTTTGTGGGATGAGACGAGTGGCAAAGATTGTAGGAGTATGATTTACGTGTACGATACAAACTTGGACGGAGTCCTTGATTTTCAAGAATTCAAGAACATGATGTTGCATGCTAATTAA